The Desulfobulbus propionicus DSM 2032 DNA segment GTGGACCAGCACCACGAGAAAGGGGGCAATGGCGTAAAAACCGACGAGCGGCACGTCCACGTTGATCACCGGCAGCTTGACCCCCCGGCCTGTCAACAGGTCGGTGTCGGTGGTGCCGAAGACGATGACCAGGACGTAGACGCAGACCGCCATGAAGGCCATGTGCTGCCCGGCCACCCGCTCGGATGCGCTGTTGGCCGAGGCAAGCAGGGCCTGGGCGTTCTGCTGTTGCGAAGCCTTCCGGGCTTGGTCCTGACCGCCCGCTTGCGCCGTCCTGATGCGTCGCCGCTTGATGGGGTGAAAGATCATGGGCATGCCTCCTGCGGTCGTGTCCGATGGTGTTGCGATGCCGGCGAACAATCGTGCCCGTATGTTGAACGAAATCGGGCGTGAACACAACACAAAACACGGTCGGGTCGAAAAGGGGAATTGCCGGCCGGCCAGCCACCGTGAACGTGGACTGCGGATGTGAACAAGACACGCATGGGGGCGGGAACCCCTTTTTCAACCACATCGGGAACTTGCTGTTGCCGGTTGAGGAAGTTGTGGTGTATGGAAACGATGGTTCCGTTGTCCGGGGATCATTCCCGCCCACCACTACATACCTTCTCATTGATTGAGAATTGGAGCGCCAGCGTTTTACCATGAATACAGACGATTCCTACCAATCCGGTCTTGTCCCTGCCGACGAAATCGCGCAACGCATCGCGCGGCTGCAGGACTTTTTACAGCAACAAGCAGTGGATGGGGCGCTGATGCTCGATCCATTGAACATGTATTACTACACCGGGACGATGCAACAGGGGGTGGTGGTGGTCCCGGCAACGGGCGACCCCGTCTTTCTGGTCAGGCGCAGTGTGGAGCGGGCACGGTTGGAGTCGCCTGTGCAGCAGATTCTCCCCCTGGCAGGGTTCAGCCAGCTGCGATCCACCCTCGCCGACCTGGGCCTGGCCACCGACACCCTGGGCGTGGCGGAAGCCACCCTGTCTGTAGGCGTTTTCAAGGCCCTGGCCAAGGCCTTTCCAGGCACAGCCTTCACCGATATCAGCGGGGTGTTGGCCATGATTCGGGCGGTGAAATCCGACTACGAAGTCGGGCTGATCCGCACGGCCGGGGCCCTGCATGCGCAGGTCTATGGGGCCATTCCCGCCCTCCTGCGCGAGGGGATGAGCGAATGGGAACTGGGCGCGGCCATCCACCAAAAGATGATGGAGCTGGGCTACACCGGAATTGCCCGGTTCGCCGGCTCCGGCATGGAGCTGTTTCTGGGGATCATCAGTTTCGGTGAATCGGGCAACTATCCGACCGCGTCCATTGGGCCGGGCGGCCTCACTGGGCTCTCGCCTGCCTTCCCGCTGGTGGGGGGCAGGAAGCAACTGGGGCGGGGCGAACCCGTGTTCGTGGATATCGGTTTTGGCTACCACGGCTATTTCACCGATGCGACCCGGGTGTTCTCTCTGGGGCCGCTGCCTCAGGCGGCCATGGAGGCGCATGCGCTGTGCCTGGACATCCAGGAGGCGGTGCGCTGCCGCCTCAAGCCCGGTGCCATCCCGTCGCGGATCTACGACGAGGTCTGGGGCGAGTTCGTGCATTCCCGAGCCTTTACCAAGCATTTCATGGGATTCGGCTCCAACCAAGTTCCCTTCCTGGGCCATGGCATCGGTTTGGCGATCGATGAATTTCCGGTCATTGCCGCCAAGGTGCACACCCCGCTTGAGGCGAACATGATCATTGCCGTCGAGCCCAAGAAAGGGGTGGCAGGCATTGGCCTGGTCGGCGTGGAAAATACCTTCCGTGTCACCGCCGAAGGCGGCGAAAAATTAACTCCGGGGACAGACGAGATCACCATGGTGTGATCCGGAACCTTCCCTTGCCACTCCAGCAGAGGTGAACCTGTGCACTCCAACCTTGTGCTCCGCGATGAGATCGAAACGCTTGCTGTCGAGGGCGTGCCGCCGGAGGTCTTTTTCGTCTTGCCCTTTGCTACCCCTTGTCCCACGGGCA contains these protein-coding regions:
- a CDS encoding M24 family metallopeptidase, which encodes MNTDDSYQSGLVPADEIAQRIARLQDFLQQQAVDGALMLDPLNMYYYTGTMQQGVVVVPATGDPVFLVRRSVERARLESPVQQILPLAGFSQLRSTLADLGLATDTLGVAEATLSVGVFKALAKAFPGTAFTDISGVLAMIRAVKSDYEVGLIRTAGALHAQVYGAIPALLREGMSEWELGAAIHQKMMELGYTGIARFAGSGMELFLGIISFGESGNYPTASIGPGGLTGLSPAFPLVGGRKQLGRGEPVFVDIGFGYHGYFTDATRVFSLGPLPQAAMEAHALCLDIQEAVRCRLKPGAIPSRIYDEVWGEFVHSRAFTKHFMGFGSNQVPFLGHGIGLAIDEFPVIAAKVHTPLEANMIIAVEPKKGVAGIGLVGVENTFRVTAEGGEKLTPGTDEITMV